In Vigna unguiculata cultivar IT97K-499-35 chromosome 3, ASM411807v1, whole genome shotgun sequence, a single genomic region encodes these proteins:
- the LOC114179923 gene encoding uncharacterized protein LOC114179923, with translation MSLTLRSSAVPISTPLSLLLVVIVILLPLSGTATPQHSSDLHKVLRRHGLPAGLFPQSVRSYDLDRTGRLEVHLDRPCLAQYETRVFFDSVVRANLSFGQLKVLEGMSRQELFLWLPVKDIIVTDPSSGVILIDIGLAFKHLSFSRFEDSPVCRSQSALMLKVSGRKGVGF, from the exons ATGTCACTGACACTCAGATCTTCTGCTGTTCCCATATCGACACCCCTCTCTCTTCTTCTTGTTGTTATCGTGATCCTTCTTCCTCTCAGTGGGACAGCAACACCACAACATTCATCTGATCTTCACAAGGTGCTCCGGAGGCATGGGTTGCCGGCGGGGCTCTTCCCTCAGAGTGTGAGGTCATACGATTTGGACCGAACCGGTCGGTTGGAGGTGCACCTGGATCGTCCCTGTCTGGCTCAGTACGAGACCAGGGTGTTCTTTGACAGCGTGGTCAGGGCTAACCTAAGTTTCGGACAACTGAAGGTGTTGGAAGGGATGTCTCGGCAAGAGCTTTTCCTGTGGCTACCTGTCAAAGATATCATCGTCACCGATCCTTCCTCCGGAGTCATTCTTATCGATATCGGTCTTGCCTTTAAACACCTTTCATTCTCTCGCTTTGAAGATTCTCCGGTTTGTAGATCTCAGTCGG CTCTTATGCTAAAGGTTAGTGGAAGGAAGGGTGTTGGATTTTAG